A region from the Polaribacter sp. Hel1_33_78 genome encodes:
- a CDS encoding Hsp20/alpha crystallin family protein: MSLVKFKRKPWGNLITSDFFDTDDFFENRLWKKKMDEPALNVKETDEAFEVELAAPGFAKKDFEVTIDDDCLNISAEKSDSKEEKEENYTRKEFSYNSFEKRLQLPDSVIDEGIKARYKDGILSFKLTKKEEAKAHEPKLIEVM; the protein is encoded by the coding sequence ATGTCACTCGTAAAATTTAAAAGAAAACCTTGGGGAAATTTAATTACATCAGACTTTTTTGATACTGACGATTTTTTTGAAAACCGTTTATGGAAAAAGAAAATGGATGAGCCCGCTTTGAATGTTAAGGAAACGGATGAAGCCTTTGAAGTTGAACTGGCAGCGCCAGGCTTCGCAAAGAAAGACTTTGAAGTTACTATTGATGATGACTGCTTAAATATTTCAGCAGAAAAATCAGATTCAAAAGAAGAAAAAGAAGAAAACTATACTCGTAAAGAGTTTAGCTATAATTCTTTTGAAAAAAGATTGCAATTGCCAGATTCTGTAATAGATGAAGGTATAAAAGCAAGGTATAAAGATGGTATCCTTAGCTTCAAACTTACTAAAAAAGAAGAAGCCAAAGCGCATGAACCAAAATTAATTGAAGTTATGTAG
- a CDS encoding cystathionine beta-synthase → MEDTKMLNYVKDVLENMPTDWLNLTTHRLDIYDENLAKTEFLEQFETLCNTNNSDVTALHELQTAYDYIRLGHPLSCILEWAIAHLNNIKPENVISFSSKTIPILAILRKNLLDHKNTQIVYTGELPTFFDAELLRNIYGYQFKLKHIKKVADISEFNGSTIFVSQETTINANDLNSNIDFFINIYEHLGSVLLVNGEQNERYISEIQHVRRRETIAMTPANSLTALQSLVNKSPFNIPTNDLETNKKIVLDTITSITGADTKPLVGSSGLSIQYAIMMGLIDDAQENHPGKAIKFIVPPNCYGGTNDQARRVAACIENVEVVDLPVDGDNDMVQSIDTILAKIAIEDAVPYIIAEIPTNPRVEVPNLIQLKEVLGKERTTKTGKIAMDPVFILDQTFCPNVHFLGEGELLSTVSAISYASGSKFPSGGQCTAGYCVGNKKTGSMMNKIANHLTLCDNEATELQYKILAKQLPSMNQRIKDAYINTRDFVNFIKDNLPTAKINFVSEELAAEGFTPSVFSLDLPTKGTTDEEREVYKRALNLTLINLMITEIPNESKFCVSYGQLKGCYWTIPATSTQGTTKEGDKDYIVRASLSPSINLELHKKVFLDFVANI, encoded by the coding sequence ATGGAAGATACTAAGATGCTCAATTATGTTAAAGATGTATTAGAAAATATGCCAACTGATTGGCTGAATCTAACAACACATCGACTAGATATTTATGATGAAAATTTGGCTAAAACTGAATTCTTAGAACAGTTTGAAACCTTATGTAACACCAATAATTCTGATGTCACTGCGCTCCATGAATTGCAAACTGCTTATGACTATATTCGATTAGGACATCCATTATCTTGTATACTCGAGTGGGCAATTGCTCACTTAAATAATATAAAACCAGAAAATGTAATTAGTTTTTCTTCAAAGACAATTCCTATTCTAGCCATTCTAAGAAAAAACTTATTAGATCATAAAAATACCCAAATTGTCTATACAGGTGAATTACCAACTTTTTTTGATGCTGAATTATTAAGGAATATTTATGGGTATCAATTTAAACTAAAACATATTAAAAAAGTCGCAGATATTTCTGAGTTTAATGGCAGCACCATTTTTGTTTCACAAGAAACTACAATTAATGCGAATGACCTCAACTCAAATATTGACTTTTTTATCAACATATATGAGCACCTTGGAAGTGTTTTACTAGTAAACGGTGAACAAAATGAACGTTATATTTCAGAAATTCAGCATGTAAGAAGAAGAGAAACGATTGCCATGACGCCAGCCAATTCTCTTACTGCATTGCAGTCTTTAGTTAACAAATCTCCTTTTAATATTCCAACAAACGATCTAGAGACCAACAAAAAAATTGTTTTAGATACAATTACAAGCATTACTGGTGCTGATACAAAACCATTAGTGGGTTCTAGTGGCCTCTCCATACAATATGCTATTATGATGGGGCTTATTGATGATGCCCAAGAAAATCATCCCGGAAAGGCTATTAAATTTATTGTTCCGCCAAATTGTTATGGAGGTACAAATGACCAGGCAAGACGCGTTGCTGCTTGTATTGAGAATGTTGAAGTGGTAGATTTACCAGTTGATGGCGACAATGATATGGTGCAAAGTATTGATACCATTTTGGCTAAAATTGCTATCGAAGATGCTGTTCCTTATATTATTGCAGAAATTCCTACAAACCCAAGAGTTGAGGTACCAAACCTGATACAATTAAAAGAAGTTTTAGGTAAAGAACGAACAACTAAAACTGGTAAAATTGCAATGGATCCTGTTTTTATTTTAGATCAAACATTTTGTCCGAATGTTCACTTTTTAGGTGAAGGTGAACTACTCTCAACCGTTAGTGCTATTTCGTATGCTAGTGGGTCTAAATTTCCAAGTGGCGGGCAGTGCACTGCTGGCTATTGTGTGGGAAATAAAAAAACAGGATCTATGATGAATAAAATAGCCAACCATCTAACACTTTGTGACAACGAGGCTACCGAACTACAATATAAAATCCTGGCAAAACAATTGCCTTCTATGAACCAACGCATAAAAGATGCCTATATAAATACACGAGACTTTGTAAACTTTATTAAGGATAATTTGCCAACTGCAAAAATAAATTTTGTGTCTGAAGAGTTAGCTGCAGAGGGCTTTACCCCATCTGTATTTTCATTAGATCTGCCTACTAAAGGAACTACAGATGAAGAAAGAGAAGTCTACAAAAGAGCATTAAATCTTACTTTAATCAATTTAATGATTACAGAAATACCCAACGAAAGTAAGTTCTGTGTGAGTTATGGACAGTTAAAAGGGTGTTATTGGACCATACCTGCTACCTCTACGCAAGGCACCACCAAAGAAGGCGACAAAGATTATATTGTCCGTGCATCTCTATCTCCCAGCATAAATCTTGAACTCCATAAAAAAGTCTTTTTAGATTTTGTGGCAAACATTTAA
- a CDS encoding PAS domain S-box protein, whose amino-acid sequence MNKHQKHTALLQQIFDASSQAILVIDKYKTIIQVNKVACDFFAFEKAALIGLKLDALFPAINYKEGNYKGIWIHKKNGLKALVDLRVQTIHDNDIAEAAFYITNIADNLIFQSTHKINRNNLLNIESDGNIGTWHWIFDTDEQHWSDELYKICGLSPGDNNLNARTAVLFLHPDDRELARKTMNYAIENKTPYLYENRILRPDGTIRFIRAKGKMEFDSASKPIQISGTVKDITEIKKAEITIKKEKNLLFNYMDTASSIFLVINANHKIEFANRKAREVLKVLDSEIIGKDWFNSFIPKHNRKQLSTLFDQVIKGETVPPDTYENIILVENEERLIQWRNGILRDANKNIISIVSSGIDITEQTYNQKKLKEQIDKNAALLRAIPDMIFVQDNEGTFLDFHAPDPTKLLTSKNKVIGNNMKEILPAKVHKLFHQAQLRVLKNKQVEMVEYTIEELERTIFYEARIVPMNAKKLLTIIRDVTVEKKNEKELEESKRKLKIYSEILEKKVQKSSKEIKVAKEQLVTSNLNLKDQIQETQVAEKIALVSKSLSTAIAKNFPNGFIIVFSINSEILLKEGEAISQLKLNKFISEGMFVDDVSIVSEKQKKKIKVQIRETINGKHLRFEIKYKKKHFSVNTKPLLDENDTISSALFVYNDITFQKKIELKVQNALKKEQQLNELKSCFISMASHEFRTPLSAINTSAILIDKQNEPGKEEKREKYVGKIKKNVKNLVVILNDFLSLSKLEEGNITVHGELFDLIDFSKKLIEEIKITTKVGQNIIFSSLESKVFIKLDPKLVRHILLNLLSNSIKYSPEDSQINFKIKENSTHVSIEIKDQGIGIPKEEQKQLFERFFRARNTHNIEGTGIGLNIVKQYVELMNGTIDFKSQMNNGSTFKVKWPKPNEK is encoded by the coding sequence ATGAACAAACATCAAAAACATACAGCACTACTTCAACAAATTTTTGACGCTTCCTCTCAAGCGATACTTGTAATCGATAAATACAAAACTATTATACAAGTAAATAAAGTGGCTTGCGATTTTTTCGCTTTTGAAAAAGCAGCATTAATTGGCCTAAAATTAGATGCTTTATTTCCTGCTATAAATTATAAAGAAGGAAATTATAAGGGTATTTGGATTCATAAAAAAAATGGCTTAAAAGCTTTAGTTGACCTTCGGGTGCAAACTATACATGATAATGATATTGCTGAAGCTGCTTTTTATATTACAAACATTGCAGATAATTTGATATTTCAATCGACTCATAAAATAAACCGAAACAATTTATTGAATATAGAAAGTGATGGTAATATAGGCACTTGGCACTGGATTTTTGATACAGATGAGCAACACTGGTCTGATGAGTTATACAAAATTTGCGGACTATCTCCTGGAGATAATAACCTAAACGCTCGAACAGCAGTATTATTTCTTCACCCAGATGATAGGGAACTCGCCAGAAAAACTATGAACTATGCTATTGAAAATAAAACACCTTACCTCTATGAAAACAGAATTTTAAGGCCAGATGGCACCATAAGATTCATAAGAGCGAAAGGCAAAATGGAATTTGATAGTGCAAGTAAACCCATACAAATTTCTGGAACAGTAAAAGATATTACCGAAATTAAGAAAGCTGAGATTACTATAAAAAAGGAGAAGAATTTACTCTTTAATTATATGGATACTGCATCTTCAATTTTTTTAGTTATCAATGCAAATCATAAAATTGAATTTGCTAATCGGAAAGCGCGTGAAGTGTTAAAAGTTTTAGATTCAGAAATCATTGGTAAAGACTGGTTTAATAGTTTTATACCAAAACACAACAGAAAGCAATTATCAACATTATTTGACCAAGTAATAAAGGGCGAAACTGTGCCTCCAGACACCTATGAAAATATAATCTTGGTTGAAAATGAAGAAAGGCTCATTCAATGGCGAAACGGAATTTTAAGGGATGCTAACAAAAATATTATAAGTATTGTTAGTTCCGGAATAGATATTACGGAGCAAACTTACAATCAAAAAAAATTAAAAGAACAAATTGATAAGAATGCTGCCTTACTCCGTGCTATTCCAGATATGATATTTGTTCAGGATAATGAGGGAACATTTTTAGATTTCCACGCACCAGATCCTACAAAGCTATTAACTTCTAAAAATAAAGTTATTGGAAATAACATGAAAGAAATTCTCCCAGCAAAGGTGCATAAACTCTTTCATCAAGCGCAATTGCGCGTTCTAAAAAATAAGCAAGTAGAAATGGTTGAATACACAATTGAAGAGCTTGAGAGGACAATCTTTTATGAAGCGCGCATAGTGCCCATGAATGCAAAAAAACTGCTTACCATAATAAGAGATGTTACCGTAGAAAAAAAAAATGAAAAAGAACTGGAAGAGAGTAAGCGAAAACTAAAAATTTACTCCGAAATATTAGAGAAAAAAGTACAAAAGAGTTCAAAAGAGATAAAGGTTGCCAAAGAACAACTTGTTACTTCAAATTTAAACCTAAAAGATCAGATACAAGAAACACAAGTAGCTGAAAAAATTGCACTTGTTAGTAAATCCTTATCTACAGCTATTGCCAAGAACTTTCCTAATGGATTTATTATCGTATTTAGTATAAACTCGGAAATACTACTGAAAGAAGGGGAAGCTATATCTCAATTAAAATTAAATAAATTCATTTCTGAAGGTATGTTTGTCGATGACGTTAGTATCGTTTCCGAAAAACAAAAGAAAAAGATTAAAGTCCAAATCAGAGAGACCATAAATGGTAAACACCTTCGCTTCGAAATAAAATACAAAAAAAAACATTTCTCTGTGAATACAAAGCCTTTATTGGATGAAAATGATACTATTTCAAGCGCGTTATTTGTATACAATGATATTACTTTTCAAAAGAAAATTGAACTTAAAGTCCAAAATGCCTTAAAGAAAGAACAACAACTTAATGAGCTGAAATCATGTTTCATTTCCATGGCGTCGCACGAATTTAGAACTCCACTAAGTGCTATAAATACCTCTGCAATTCTTATTGATAAACAAAACGAACCTGGCAAGGAAGAAAAACGCGAAAAATATGTTGGAAAAATCAAGAAAAATGTAAAAAACCTGGTAGTCATTCTAAATGATTTCTTGTCGCTTAGTAAATTGGAAGAAGGAAATATTACAGTCCATGGAGAATTATTTGATTTAATTGACTTTTCTAAAAAACTAATTGAAGAAATAAAAATTACAACAAAAGTCGGTCAAAATATTATTTTCTCATCCCTAGAAAGTAAAGTATTCATTAAACTTGACCCAAAACTAGTTCGCCATATCTTGCTAAATTTGTTGTCTAATTCAATTAAATATTCCCCAGAAGATAGTCAGATTAATTTTAAAATTAAAGAAAATAGCACGCATGTTTCTATAGAAATAAAAGATCAAGGTATTGGCATTCCAAAGGAGGAACAAAAACAATTATTCGAACGTTTTTTTAGAGCTAGAAACACACACAATATTGAAGGTACGGGGATTGGTCTTAATATCGTAAAGCAATATGTAGAACTTATGAATGGCACTATTGATTTTAAGAGCCAGATGAACAACGGCAGTACTTTTAAAGTGAAGTGGCCAAAACCTAATGAAAAATAA
- a CDS encoding nicotinate-nucleotide adenylyltransferase — protein sequence MKNLFLIFFLFGLTVPIFSQIIELDEVIIHPVKYKYLFAVVDEDSDANVKKLEVEVSNFDVTKQEYYSDEYDGYNVSFYIPEGYAVAVYDKDGNILKTIERYKNVKLPISVSRALVKRFPRWKVEKDIYTVNFNQKKWDAKKIYKLKLTNGEKTIRVKSDEKGNFL from the coding sequence ATGAAAAATTTATTCCTTATTTTTTTCCTTTTTGGATTAACAGTACCCATATTTTCTCAAATAATCGAACTAGACGAAGTCATTATTCATCCTGTTAAATACAAATATCTTTTTGCAGTTGTAGACGAAGATTCTGATGCCAATGTAAAGAAACTAGAAGTTGAAGTTTCAAATTTTGATGTTACAAAGCAAGAGTATTACAGCGATGAATATGATGGCTATAATGTGTCTTTTTACATCCCTGAAGGTTATGCGGTAGCTGTCTATGACAAAGACGGAAATATACTTAAAACCATTGAGCGTTATAAAAATGTAAAATTACCTATTTCAGTGAGTAGAGCTTTAGTAAAAAGATTTCCTCGATGGAAAGTAGAAAAAGATATTTATACGGTAAATTTTAACCAAAAGAAATGGGATGCCAAGAAAATATATAAATTAAAATTAACAAATGGTGAAAAGACAATTAGAGTAAAATCAGATGAAAAAGGTAATTTCTTGTAG
- a CDS encoding response regulator — protein MKKILIIEDNLDVRENTADILELANYKVCTAENGKKGVQIAKLEKPDIIICDIMMPELNGYDVLENLHKNQQTASTPFIFLTAKTEKIDVRKGMNLGADDYLTKPFEENELLDAIATRLKKHQLLKKEFSKDLKGVNQFFDEVSSYQGMKELSKDRNVRLYKRKDFIFMEGYPAHKLYFVQSGAIKTYKTTESGKCLVTGISGPGQFIGQLSLIADKGIYRDTASVIEDAEIIEIPKTDFTTLLYGDKLISNKFITMISNDLIELQEKLVSMAFASVKQRLAKVLLQLHSNEPHTSPETKGIHISREDLAGLIGTANETAIRMLTDFKDEGLVIIGPHREIIIIDKKNIDEIAQFG, from the coding sequence ATGAAAAAGATACTAATCATAGAAGACAACTTAGATGTTCGCGAGAATACTGCAGATATTTTAGAGTTGGCAAACTACAAAGTTTGCACCGCTGAAAATGGAAAAAAAGGAGTCCAAATAGCTAAGCTAGAAAAACCCGATATTATTATCTGTGATATTATGATGCCAGAACTTAACGGATATGACGTCTTAGAAAACTTACATAAAAACCAACAAACAGCCAGTACTCCTTTTATATTTCTTACCGCAAAAACTGAAAAAATAGATGTTAGAAAAGGAATGAACCTAGGTGCTGATGATTACCTTACCAAACCCTTTGAAGAAAACGAATTGTTAGATGCTATTGCTACTAGACTTAAAAAACATCAGCTTTTAAAAAAAGAATTCTCAAAAGATCTTAAAGGGGTCAATCAATTTTTTGATGAAGTATCATCTTACCAGGGAATGAAGGAGCTTTCCAAGGACCGTAATGTAAGATTATATAAACGAAAAGACTTTATTTTTATGGAAGGTTACCCAGCCCATAAACTTTATTTTGTGCAAAGTGGCGCTATAAAAACCTATAAAACCACGGAATCAGGTAAATGCCTGGTTACAGGTATAAGTGGACCTGGTCAATTTATTGGTCAATTATCATTGATTGCTGATAAAGGTATCTATAGAGATACTGCATCAGTTATAGAAGATGCAGAGATCATTGAAATTCCTAAGACAGATTTTACAACGTTATTATATGGTGATAAGTTAATTTCGAATAAATTTATTACTATGATATCCAACGATCTTATTGAACTTCAAGAAAAATTGGTAAGTATGGCTTTTGCTTCAGTGAAACAACGATTAGCAAAAGTACTATTACAGTTGCATTCTAATGAGCCACATACTAGTCCCGAAACTAAAGGAATCCATATTTCAAGAGAAGATTTAGCGGGTCTTATTGGCACTGCCAACGAGACCGCTATTAGAATGCTTACAGATTTTAAAGATGAAGGATTAGTGATTATTGGTCCACACAGAGAGATCATAATTATAGACAAAAAAAACATAGACGAGATTGCTCAATTTGGGTAA
- a CDS encoding DUF481 domain-containing protein, whose protein sequence is MKKVLFYFLFFPIFLSAQINESDTLKVKVNLSLTGFWQGGNVETLIFRAKSDLSLKLHEKWVFKTKNSYVYQEFGKDKADEDILSLNFLYFNPDRKIYPLVLGFISTNFRREIELRSLVGAGVTYQILNHKEHWLKFSISSEYEQTKFAKTKFNLSEYNGRQSINTFRSTFWVNGAYKLFEKKVIVNHELYFQPSLGHSNNFRWQADIGLELPLWKFLNFKINYLHSCESIVIENQKQEDSMLSFGFTLKSY, encoded by the coding sequence ATGAAAAAAGTTTTATTTTATTTTTTGTTTTTCCCCATCTTTCTTTCTGCCCAGATCAACGAAAGTGATACGTTAAAGGTAAAGGTAAATCTTTCTTTAACCGGTTTTTGGCAAGGAGGAAATGTGGAAACCTTAATTTTTAGAGCAAAATCAGATTTGAGTTTAAAACTTCATGAGAAATGGGTTTTCAAAACCAAAAATTCTTACGTTTATCAGGAGTTTGGAAAGGACAAGGCAGATGAAGATATTTTAAGTCTTAATTTTTTATATTTTAATCCAGATCGAAAAATATATCCGTTGGTATTGGGTTTTATAAGTACCAATTTTCGAAGAGAAATTGAATTGCGATCTTTGGTGGGCGCAGGAGTTACCTACCAAATCTTGAATCATAAAGAGCATTGGCTTAAATTTTCGATTTCTAGTGAATATGAACAGACAAAATTTGCCAAAACTAAATTTAACCTTTCTGAGTATAATGGAAGGCAATCTATTAATACATTTCGGAGTACTTTTTGGGTAAATGGTGCCTATAAACTGTTCGAGAAAAAAGTAATTGTAAATCATGAACTTTATTTTCAGCCTTCTCTAGGTCATAGTAATAATTTTCGTTGGCAAGCGGATATTGGATTAGAACTGCCACTCTGGAAGTTTTTAAACTTTAAAATAAACTATCTGCATTCATGCGAGAGTATTGTTATAGAAAATCAAAAACAAGAAGATAGTATGTTGTCTTTTGGTTTTACCCTTAAAAGTTATTGA
- a CDS encoding cation-transporting P-type ATPase — protein sequence MPEIIAHPFALDLKTLVKRLNSSIDKGLIQENAGFLINEFGKNDITVSNKKPTWHILLDQFIDPIILILSLAALFTFLFTDDWPECIAILAVIFITIIIGFVMELKGIRSLEALQKMASTDCNVLRDGKIKTIKSTFLVPGDIILIEKGDVITADARLITSDNLLIKEASLTGESNAIQKEVRRLPENTILPERTNMLFKGTSVVQGSAKAIVVHTGFETQLGKIQKMGLDIDEQRTPLEKKLNALSKWLIWLTLIFAILIILTGYLRGIALLIILKTAIALAVAAIPEGLPIVATIALARGMLKLSKKQVIIKKMEAVETLGATNIICTDKTGTLTEDKMQVHTLAFEGETIAAVHNKNNLYFDNLRDQYAFNKMMMVSILCNNVRLDSEQIRGDSVEVALIQFAEKLKFDIKSIKEKFPEAMEIPFDAQRKLMVTLNKNGNKHFNVFVKGAFESILPYCDKILIGNEQKKFEDKEAWFHSVDKLASQGLRVLAFAYKDLAIKPKKEALLSKLTFIGIIGFLDAARDDIKATIQVYKNAGIKVVMMTGDHAGTARKIAEDVGLFTNHFETIGVIHGRDLKFEEGFDADMKEKVLNAAVFARVSPEQKLKLVQFYQENANTVSMFGDGINDIPALRKADIGIAMGIRGTQAAREAADIILKNDKFTAMELAIKQGRAIFDHIRQFVVYLLSCNLAEVVSVGIAALLALPAPLLPLQILFLNLVTDIFPALALGMGKGEVDIMKRAPRKPNEPIMTPQLWSSTIVYGLCITAAVVGITAYAHFTLQLSPIKINNMAFYTLVLAQLFNVLNMAKNKVTFFNNEVIKNPWVWGSIAISLVITAGAYRIPAIAEALFLTSLSWDQLGWVLVFAFGSLALAQIIKRNGGTF from the coding sequence ATGCCAGAAATAATTGCACATCCTTTTGCTTTAGACCTAAAAACCCTCGTAAAAAGGCTAAACAGCTCTATTGACAAGGGTTTAATACAAGAGAATGCGGGGTTTCTTATAAATGAATTTGGAAAAAATGATATTACTGTCTCGAATAAAAAACCAACTTGGCACATTCTACTTGATCAATTTATTGATCCAATTATTTTAATTTTATCACTTGCTGCTCTTTTTACTTTTTTATTTACAGACGATTGGCCAGAGTGTATTGCGATACTCGCGGTTATCTTCATTACCATTATCATAGGTTTTGTAATGGAGTTAAAAGGAATACGCTCTCTAGAAGCACTTCAAAAAATGGCTTCCACAGATTGTAATGTGCTGCGCGATGGAAAAATAAAAACCATAAAATCTACATTCCTAGTCCCGGGAGATATCATTTTAATAGAAAAAGGTGATGTTATCACAGCAGATGCTCGATTAATCACAAGCGATAATTTATTAATAAAAGAAGCATCCCTAACAGGAGAAAGCAATGCTATTCAGAAAGAAGTAAGGCGCTTACCCGAAAACACCATACTACCCGAAAGAACTAATATGCTGTTTAAAGGAACTTCAGTAGTTCAAGGAAGTGCCAAAGCAATTGTTGTGCATACTGGATTCGAAACGCAGCTCGGTAAAATTCAAAAAATGGGGCTTGACATTGATGAGCAACGCACACCTTTAGAAAAAAAATTAAACGCCTTAAGCAAATGGCTTATTTGGCTCACATTAATTTTTGCAATTCTTATCATTCTTACAGGATACCTTAGAGGTATAGCGCTGCTTATCATTCTTAAAACAGCTATAGCATTGGCTGTTGCGGCGATACCAGAAGGACTGCCAATAGTTGCAACAATTGCCTTGGCTAGAGGGATGCTAAAATTATCAAAAAAACAGGTAATTATTAAAAAGATGGAGGCTGTAGAAACGCTGGGTGCAACAAATATTATTTGTACAGACAAAACAGGAACCCTCACCGAAGATAAAATGCAAGTGCATACACTCGCCTTTGAAGGAGAAACCATAGCGGCTGTTCACAACAAAAACAATCTATACTTTGATAATTTACGAGATCAATATGCATTCAATAAAATGATGATGGTAAGTATCTTATGTAACAATGTACGCTTAGATTCAGAGCAAATTCGGGGAGATAGTGTTGAAGTAGCACTTATTCAGTTTGCTGAAAAATTAAAATTTGATATAAAATCCATTAAAGAAAAGTTTCCTGAGGCCATGGAGATTCCTTTTGATGCCCAAAGAAAATTGATGGTTACGCTGAATAAAAATGGCAACAAACATTTTAATGTCTTTGTTAAAGGAGCCTTTGAAAGCATACTACCATATTGTGACAAAATCTTAATTGGAAATGAACAAAAGAAATTTGAAGATAAAGAGGCTTGGTTTCATAGTGTTGATAAATTAGCCTCGCAGGGTCTAAGGGTTTTGGCGTTTGCATATAAAGACCTTGCCATAAAACCAAAAAAAGAAGCGTTGTTATCTAAACTCACCTTTATAGGAATTATTGGGTTTTTAGATGCCGCTAGAGATGATATAAAGGCTACAATACAAGTTTATAAGAATGCCGGAATTAAAGTTGTTATGATGACTGGAGATCATGCAGGTACCGCAAGAAAAATAGCTGAAGATGTAGGTTTATTTACTAATCACTTTGAAACTATCGGAGTTATTCACGGACGAGACTTAAAATTTGAAGAAGGATTTGATGCTGATATGAAAGAAAAAGTATTAAATGCTGCTGTTTTTGCCAGAGTATCACCAGAACAAAAATTGAAATTAGTACAATTTTATCAGGAAAACGCGAATACGGTAAGTATGTTTGGAGACGGTATAAATGATATACCTGCGTTACGAAAAGCAGATATTGGCATTGCCATGGGTATTAGAGGAACACAAGCTGCCAGAGAAGCCGCAGATATCATTTTAAAAAATGATAAGTTCACCGCTATGGAATTAGCCATAAAGCAAGGGCGCGCCATTTTTGATCATATTCGTCAATTTGTAGTTTACCTATTATCTTGTAATCTTGCAGAGGTAGTGTCCGTGGGTATTGCGGCATTACTTGCTTTACCAGCACCTTTACTGCCATTACAAATTTTATTTTTGAATCTTGTTACAGATATATTTCCTGCATTAGCATTGGGCATGGGCAAAGGAGAAGTTGATATTATGAAACGTGCGCCTAGAAAACCTAATGAGCCTATTATGACACCTCAGCTTTGGTCTTCCACTATTGTTTACGGATTATGTATTACCGCGGCTGTAGTAGGAATTACAGCCTATGCGCATTTTACATTACAATTATCACCCATTAAAATAAACAATATGGCCTTTTACACCTTGGTACTGGCTCAATTGTTTAATGTATTAAACATGGCTAAAAACAAAGTAACCTTCTTTAATAATGAAGTTATTAAAAACCCTTGGGTATGGGGTTCTATTGCAATATCATTAGTTATTACCGCAGGTGCATATCGCATTCCGGCGATTGCCGAGGCTCTTTTCCTTACTAGTTTATCTTGGGATCAATTGGGATGGGTATTGGTCTTTGCATTTGGGTCGTTAGCTTTAGCACAAATAATTAAAAGAAATGGTGGCACTTTTTAA